In Spirochaeta lutea, a single genomic region encodes these proteins:
- a CDS encoding IS256 family transposase, protein MAYQSEYTLLEQVIQMLATKEDSKFSKVIEKVVNEAMKLERAKTLQAEPYERTEDRMGYANGFKNKTLALATGKVLLKIPQVRGLEFYPSCIEKGIRSERALKLAIAEMYVKGVSTRRVSDIVEILCGTEVSSSQVSRLAKELDEEATSWRSSPVGQIQYLVLDATYESVRVGSKVVKQSLLMAIGVDYEGKRQILGTEVANSEAEVNWRSFLEGLVRRGLHGLTMITSDDHAGLRAAIDAVFPGILWQRCQFHLQQNARGYVTRKDDVPAVAAEIRKVFNAPDEQNAERYLQSLVEKYEKTQPRLAQWADENLREGLSVFHIPENHRRKLRTSNLAERQMKEIKRRTKVVGVFPNADSLLRLAAAMLIEQNDQWQNEKRYLPESNDRPAFKEIYRKKVA, encoded by the coding sequence ATGGCCTACCAATCAGAGTATACACTTTTAGAGCAAGTGATCCAAATGTTAGCCACCAAGGAAGACAGTAAATTTTCTAAGGTGATAGAAAAGGTAGTGAACGAAGCAATGAAACTTGAGCGAGCCAAAACCCTTCAGGCCGAACCCTATGAGCGGACCGAAGATCGAATGGGCTACGCCAACGGGTTTAAGAACAAAACCTTGGCTTTGGCTACCGGGAAGGTATTACTCAAGATACCTCAAGTCCGCGGACTGGAATTCTATCCCAGCTGTATCGAAAAGGGTATTCGGAGTGAACGAGCCTTAAAACTTGCGATAGCCGAGATGTACGTAAAAGGGGTCAGTACTAGACGGGTTTCAGATATCGTAGAAATCCTATGCGGCACCGAGGTGAGCTCCTCACAGGTAAGTCGATTGGCGAAGGAGCTGGATGAAGAGGCAACATCCTGGCGATCCTCGCCGGTAGGACAAATACAGTATCTCGTGCTCGACGCTACATATGAATCAGTGCGTGTAGGCTCGAAAGTGGTCAAACAGTCCCTACTGATGGCCATAGGCGTCGATTATGAAGGCAAACGTCAGATTTTGGGCACAGAAGTAGCCAATAGCGAAGCGGAGGTAAATTGGCGATCGTTTCTAGAAGGCCTGGTTCGTAGAGGGCTCCATGGTCTGACCATGATTACCAGTGATGACCATGCGGGTCTTCGAGCAGCTATCGATGCTGTGTTTCCTGGAATCTTGTGGCAACGGTGTCAATTTCACTTGCAGCAAAATGCTCGTGGTTACGTGACAAGGAAAGACGATGTCCCGGCGGTAGCGGCGGAAATCCGCAAGGTTTTCAATGCCCCAGATGAACAGAACGCCGAAAGGTACTTGCAGAGCCTGGTAGAAAAGTATGAGAAGACCCAGCCCCGTCTTGCCCAGTGGGCTGATGAAAATCTCCGGGAGGGATTAAGCGTATTTCATATCCCGGAAAACCACAGGAGGAAGTTACGAACCTCAAATTTGGCTGAACGTCAAATGAAAGAAATAAAAAGGCGAACAAAGGTCGTAGGCGTATTCCCTAATGCCGATAGTTTGCTTCGCCTTGCGGCGGCCATGCTGATCGAACAGAACGATCAATGGCAGAATGAAAAACGGTACTTACCCGAGTCTAATGATCGCCCTGCTTTTAAAGAAATTTACAGAAAAAAGGTTGCTTAA